The DNA segment ACATGTATTCAATAGGATGTTTTACCTTTGGATTGATGTGAGATTGATGCAGTGCGGGGGTATTAGTGTTTTTTTAGGCATTAAAGTGGGACTAGGCACCATATTGCAGCGGCCTATGTGCaacatgacattgtgtcagTGGTTAAAGTAGGATGGCCTTCAAGAATGAAAACGCTGGCTTATGACATTTTCAAGTGGAATTTTACTGGTTTGTAAATAGTGAAACCTGATGAATATATGTTTGTGGCATAAAACAGGAAAATCATTGGTCCAACTTGCAAAATGAGAGGAGAGGTTTAGGGCAAGTCATCAATATGGCTACTGGCCCACTTGCCAAATGCTAGCTCATTTTGAATCGGGCCTGTAATATTTTGTTGAAGCTATTCCGACTGGCTAAATGAAAATATCAGACAATGACTACTTTTGTTTAAGCAGATGAATATGTTGAAGTCAAGTATTAAGGGGTTAAATGTCTATCCGCAAATGTTTCCCTATATTTATTATCTCTTGTCACACAAAGATCACTACATAAAGTTAATAGTGTTGTGCAACCTTTACAAATGGAACATTTGGCATCTGCAGTTACCAATCATTACACCAGTTCCAACCACTAtgcattttaatattgatattttgcAGGGCCAGCGAAGTATGATGTAGACTAGCAACCTTTTTAGTTAACCATCCCTCCTGGTTCAGTGACTTTTCAAGATTATTTCACATGTTGTTTAGGACTGAGGACTGTGGTAAAGGTATGCCAGGAAACCATGTTTTCCTTTTGGTATGGCTTTCAGGGAAATATTTGAAGATAAATATGGAGAAACATATTATCATGTGAGTTCAGTTCCCTCAATTAACTTTTGTAGTAAAAGGCTAGTAAAAAAGGGAGAGAGTAAACAAAGATATTTAACACCTACACAATATTTTCATGCGTGTGGTTTTTTACGTTACTGTTTGGTACCATGCTCATTCATACGTTGTGTAAGATTTTGGCCTGGACTGATCCATCACTGGttatttgtgtgtattttgcaTATTCAAATGAATCCAAATTCAAGAGAAGTATATGCTTCAATGATTCTGATCTAAGTGTAGTTTCAGTGAAGAGAAGAGCAAGGTGTCAACATTATAACTTTTATTCCACACGTCAGCCATACAGTGCAATATCGTCACACCTGTGCCAGTGTCTGTTCTTTACACAGTGGAACCTTGTTAAACTGGACAGGTCTTTCCCAAGCTTCTTGGCCGACAAGCGTTCACAGTAACCTGACATAGAGGAGCAACTATTATATCTAATATGTCAAGGTTTCAAACAAATGTCCACAATGTTGTGGTGTGGACATACATGATAGCATTGTTTCTACATAGAGTATAAGGTGGACATGCAAAAACATGTTCATTCGGAATGTTTCCCTTGTCAATAACTATGCTGAATGAAAGCCTTTTACAGCACAATCATTATCTTACAACAACATCTACTTATTAATCATATTTTCTAATTGACAAAGATTATTTTAGCTTAAAATCTTTTTCAAGTGTGTGATTATGATAGGAAGTACAAAAAAAAGAGATTCTTTAGGTAAATTCTTACAGATAAAAGAACAGAGACTGGCAACAAGATATCATAGACTGTCTCCGTGGAAACTATATATTATGCACATTTGATCAGGAATATGGCCATATTCAGTGAGATTCTGATTTGAATTGTATGGACCATCCGGTGtgtaataacaaatatatacatacaaacatcaaCAGCACACAGCTGTAGTTACCTGAGAGGAAAGGTCCCAGTCTGGATATTGTTCTTGGggaaacattaaacaacaagaaaTTCTTTGGTCAGGTAACTGTAGATGTTCGTTCATTGGCCAGTACATGGCTGGGGCCGACCATTCTATATTCTGTGTgttgtttatttcagaaaatgatgtaaatgtaataaatatcaGGTTTAAGAAACACAAAATTCATTAATATGTTGGCTGTGAAAAAGCAAGAAATCCCAGTCCCTCGGAATATTAAGTGGCTGGTCCCATACAGCAATCATAGAAGACAATATTTTCAGCCTGCAGCAATCAGAGACTCGGGACTGGACAAGATATGTACAGGTCATTACTTTCACTCACTTCACAGGCCACAACTACATTCTTGTTTCTGTAGCCTGTCACAGTATGCCATGGTAATCTAAACAAGAATATTCATGCAAACAGATACTGCATCACAGATTACGTTGTCCACGCACAGTGGATCATTATCTTTATATCGGGGTGACCTTATTCATTTACAGTGATTGGATTGGGAAGTGATCTGATGACTGGGATGAAGTACTCACACTGACCAACGTGTTGATGTCCTAAGAGTGGGTACATGTCCCAGACTCAGGGAGAAGTGTTTCTGCTGATGTAGCAGGTTTTCTACCTGATGACAATGAACTGCAGTATCCCAGAAGGATGCTAATGATGAAGAGGGAGATATTGACCCATTGTTGAACACTGTGTCTAACAATGGTGTATAAATCTTATATACCATACTTGGGGGGAAATGTGTACTAAAAGAATCATACAAATTGAGGATAAGGATTGATTCCTAAttcacaaataaaataaataagatTAGTTGAATCTGAAGTCATTCAGAGATATACTGACATTATCTTTGGTAAAATGTGTGGTTCATGAGCACTGTCTTCAAAATCAGATTTTGCTCCAAATACATAACAAACTCCACCAGGACCTGACAGTCCCTAGACAGATCTCAGGTGATCCTGAGAACACATTCTTCATGAAAGATGGATTTTTGCAAGCCAGTCAGATGTGATCTGTCCAAACAAGCAAACTTTCCTTGCTATTTCGCAGACTTGGTGTCAAGGAAAAATGAAGCTGATAGAATTTATATCATCAGTTGTGTGATGCGACTGAAGCAACAACAACACATTCTCAATATTGCACCAACATTATTGTTCTCCATTTGGAACTGCCTGTTCATTCTCATTTCACAGCTGTGGCATTATCTGTTCCCAACATGCTCCACTGAATAATAACTTGCTCTGTTTTTCAAAGCCGCCATGCTAATAGTCTGATGCTTAAAGTGCACGTGACATCATCTCTTAAAGAAGGATGGTCGTATCGATACAATGTATCAAGTATCAGAGAAGGTCAAATTGGCATAAACTGTCTGATTGTAATGAGATTGAGTTTATGAGAAACTTTGTAATTCCAGTTCTGTCTGGGGGGTTGATTGTCACATGAGTGACGTTTCAAACTCCTTCTTCCACTGCTTGGATACCTGGTAGATGTTGTAGCAGCCACAGCAGAAGATGTATTTGAGTGTCTTCCTGAAGTACGGGCTGATGATGCAGTACAGGATAAAGTTGACCGAGAAGTTCAGTGACTGGAGGAAGTTCATCACAGCTTCTATAGTCATGTAGGAATAGTTGCTCtcattgtttgttattttggcTATCACAATCACAATCTCCGACGGGGCCACCAGGATGAAAAACATCACCACAATCACCACAAGCGTTATTGTTAGAGTGTGGCTTGAGTTTTCTGATCCATGTCGGTCTTGCTTAAATTTTTGTCTCATTTTGTATGAACGATAAATCTTTCTGCACAAACACACATTGAAGTAGAAGAGCAGGATCAGAGGAATAAAGTTTCCAATGAAAGCCCACAGTATCCGGTAAGCTGTGTCAATTTTCACGCTGCCCAGTAAAGGAACTGTTTTCGGCATGTAAATAGGATGTGATGAATTTGTACTACATAGGAGTCTGGGCTCGTACCTCCACAGAATTGGAACATTGAAGATAAAAGAAAATATGTATgatatcacaatgatgatttttATCCGCCGTGTTGTTAAATATAAATCTTGCCGAAGAGGATAACATATTGCCAGGAAGCGTTCCAGCGACATGGCAACTGTGAGCCAGGTGCTGACCATGATGAACACATTGATGATCGCTGTCCCATACATCCGATACTTCAGAAGAAACGCTGTGTTGTCATACATGTCATCCCCAGAAAGAAATGTCGTTGGAAATGcaaatacacaaaacatcagatCAGATACAGCCAATGCCACGAGGCAGTAGTTAGCTGCCATTTCAAGTGTTCGGAAAGATTTTTGAAGTTTACGCCGTGTTAGAATGGTTAGGTTAAGAACATTGCCCACCATTccaaacagacagacacttgGCAGGGCGAAGCCATACACTATGTAGCTGACATCCTCAAACAACAACTTGGCCCGCTCACTTCCTAGCCCTGTGTTGTTGTCCTCCTCATCAGTGATGTTCAAACAAGGACCCTGGATCCTGCAAAGCCAAGTCAAACAGTCAACATTTGGAAAAATGGACCATTGCATTAAAGTGTTTTGTCATGATTCCATTCCACATGAAATATTCTCACTTATCCTGTTACTTGTTCGAAAACATatcataatataatataattccTATATTCACTTTGCAAGAGTTTTTAAGAAAGAGTGGCAGTGGGTTAGTCCATttgttaaagtgttagcttgttagatctgggttcagttccccacatgggtacaatgtgtgaagcccatttctcgtgtcccctggtcataatattgctggaatatagctaaaagcagcttaaaactgaactcactcactattaagaAGGCAAATAATCACATCAGCATTCATTGTATTGTGTGTCACTATGGAGACAGGACTATGTCATCTATAGATAGGTTACCTTTTTGTGAGCTATTATATTGCAATGAAATTCACTGTGTATTGATTTCTTTGAAGCTATTTAAGGTAATAGCATTGTGTAAATGACTTTTGTTGGATTATTATTTTTGTAGACAGCATCACTTCAAGAGATGAGGAAATAGAAGTTAAAGGCGTTTCCTGGATGAATGGCTGTATTACTCCCATTTGTCTGAATGAATTTTGCTTC comes from the Haliotis asinina isolate JCU_RB_2024 chromosome 12, JCU_Hal_asi_v2, whole genome shotgun sequence genome and includes:
- the LOC137257638 gene encoding putative G-protein coupled receptor F59B2.13, yielding MLIQGPCLNITDEEDNNTGLGSERAKLLFEDVSYIVYGFALPSVCLFGMVGNVLNLTILTRRKLQKSFRTLEMAANYCLVALAVSDLMFCVFAFPTTFLSGDDMYDNTAFLLKYRMYGTAIINVFIMVSTWLTVAMSLERFLAICYPLRQDLYLTTRRIKIIIVISYIFSFIFNVPILWRYEPRLLCSTNSSHPIYMPKTVPLLGSVKIDTAYRILWAFIGNFIPLILLFYFNVCLCRKIYRSYKMRQKFKQDRHGSENSSHTLTITLVVIVVMFFILVAPSEIVIVIAKITNNESNYSYMTIEAVMNFLQSLNFSVNFILYCIISPYFRKTLKYIFCCGCYNIYQVSKQWKKEFETSLM